CGTTCTCGAACTGTTCTTCGCACGGGCCTCGCCCGCTCGGGCTACCAACGAGTAATCTGTCGCTCCGTTACCTAACGGGTTCGTGACGCATGGTCCGGCAACCGGGTCCTCCGGCCGGGCCATCAGTATGTGGGGGTTTTTGTGGCAGGGATGAGTCGGCGCACGTTCCTCACGGGTACGTCGGTGGCCGCCGCATGGTCGGCCTTGTCGCTGGGCGGCGCGTCGTTCGCCTCGGCCGCGACGCGTGACCAGGCGCTGGCGGCCACGGCCGCGCGGGCCGTCACGGTCGCCGGCACCACGCTGGAGCAGGTGGCCACGCCGGTCGGCGCCGGCACCTACAAGCGGCTGACCGCCGGCCCGGGCTGGCCGCTGGTGGTGCGCGGCGACCTGGCCGCGCCGGGCACCGGCAGAGACGACCGCCGCACCGGGCTGGCCAGCTTCGTCCAGTTCAGCGACCTGCACCTGGTGGACACCGAGTCCCCGGTGCGCTTCGAGTACCTGGCCCGGTTCAACGGCAGCGCCTACCGGCCGCAGGAGTCCCTGAACGCCCGCGGTGTGTCGGCGCTCGTCGAGCGGGTCAACTCGCTCGCCGGCGGCCCCTACACCGGAATGCCGTTCAGCATGGTGATGGCCACCGGTGACAACACCGACAACCACGAGCTCGCCGAACTCGACTGGTACCTCAAGGTCATGGGCGGTGGCCGGCTCGCCCAGAACACCGGCGACCCGAACCGCTACGAAGGTGTGCAGAACTCCGGCAACTCGGCCTACTGGAACCCCGAGCTCGCCTACGGCGACGGCTACAAGACCAAGGGATTCCCGCAGATATCCGGCTTCCTGTCCGCCTCGGGCCGCCCCTTCGACGCGCCGGGCCTGCGCACGCCGTGGTACACGACGGTCGGCAACCACGACGACAGCATCGAGGGCTCGCTGCCCGACCTCGGACTGCTCAACGACCTCTACACCGGCCAGTACAAGCTGGAGGGCTGCGACGACGCCACGGCCGCCCAGCTGATGGACTCGCTGCGCCGCGACCCGGCGGGCGCCGTGCTGCTGCTCGCGAAGCTGCTCGCCGACGGCGAGGCGGTGCGCCGGATCACCCCGGACGAGCGCCGCAAGCCGTTCACGCTCAAGGAGTTCGCCAAGGCCCACCTGGACCCGGCGGTCACCGGCGCGGGCCCGTACGGGCACGGCTTCACCTCGGACATGGCGAGCAGCGGCAAGCTCTACTACACCTTCCGCATCTCGGAGAAGGTGGTCGGCATCAGCCTGGACACCACCAACCAGGCCGGGTTCGCGGACGGTTCGCTGGGCACCGCCCAACTGCGCTGGCTGGAGAAGCAGTTGCAGGCGCACAGCGGCCACTGGTACGACGCCGACGGGCGCAAGGTCACGGGCGGGAGCACGGACGACGTGATCCTGCTCTTCAGCCACCACACCAGCAGCTCCATGGGCAACCTGCTGCCGGACCCGCGCAACATCTTCGAGCGGCGGCACGACGGCAACGAGCTGGTGGCGCTGCTGCAGCGCTACCCGAACGTGGTCGCCTGGGTGAACGGGCACACCCACATGAACAAGATCACGCCGCACGGCCACGCGGTGCCGGAGCGGGCGTTCTGGGAGATCAACACCGCCTCGCACATCGACTACCCGCAGCACGGCCGGATCATCGAGGTCGTGGACAACGGGGACGGCACGCTCTCGCTGTTCACCACGCTGATCGAGTCCTCCGCGCCGTACGAGACGGACTTCGGCGGCACCTCGGACGCCAACCTCGCGGCGCTCTACCGCGAGCTGTCGTACAACGACCCGAACGGGCGGGTCACGGCGCTGCTCGGCGCGGGCGAGGACCACAACACGGAGCTGGTCATCGCCAAGCCGACCCGGTGACGGGCTGAGGGCTGAGGGCTGAGGGCTGAGGCTGACGGCGAACAGATGACAAAAGACAGATGACAGCTGACAGATTTCGTTATCTGTCAGCTGTCATCTGTCATCCGTCCGACGTCAGCCGTCCGCCGTCACGCCTCCGGGTACCGCCGGGGCGTCCAGACGACCTCCACGCCGCCGCCCCGCTCGACCGCCTGGGTCTGCGAGGAGCCGATCAGCAGGATCGTCCGCATGTCGACCAGCGCCGGGTCCAGTTCGCCGAGCCTGACGATCCGGATCCGCTCGGTCGGCCCGCCGACGTCCCGCGCCATCACCACCGGGGTCTCCGGCGCCCGGTACTCCAGCAGCAGGTCCCGGGCGAGGCCGACCTGGGTGGTCCGGGACTGTGAGCCCGGGTTGTACAGCGCGAGCACCAGGTCCGCCTCGGCGGCGGCGCGCAGCCTCTTGGCCACCACGTCCCAGGGCTTGAGCCGGTCGGAAAGCGACACCGTCGCATAGTCGTGCCCGAGCGGGGCGCCGGCCCGGGAGGCAGCCGCGTGGGCGGCGGTCATCCCCGGGAGGATCCGCACCGGGACGTCCCGGTAGGCCTCCTCGCAGGCGACCTCCAGCACGGCGGTGGCCATCGCGAAGACGCCCGGGTCGCCGGAGGAGACCACCGCGACCCGGTGCCCGCGCCGCGCGAGGTCCAGCGCGTACTCGGCGCGCTCCGACTCCACCTTGTTGTCCGAGCCGTGCCGCTGCTGCCCCGGGCGCTCGGGCACCCGGGCCAGGTAGGTGGTGTAGCCGACCAGGTCGGTGGCCTCGGCCAGCGCGCCGCGCGCCTCGGGGGTGAGCCAGAGCGGCCCGGCCGGCCCGGTGCCGACCACGGTCACGCTGCCGGTGCCCTCCGACAGCCGGACCTCGGGCTCCAGCGGCGCGACCTTGCTCGGCAGCACCGCGACCGAGAAGTACGGCACCGTCTCGCCGTCGACCTCCGCGAGTGGCGCGATGCGCTCGCCCGCCATGAAGGCCCGCTCCACGTACTGGGCGTCGTCCAGCCGCCCGGCCCGCTCCAGGGCCCGGCGGACGACCGGGAAGGTGCGCCCGAGCTTCATGATCACCGCGGAGTCGGCGGCCGCGATCCGCGCCGTCAGCTCCTCCTCGGGCAGGGTGCCCGGGATGACGGTGAGCGTCTCCTCCGCCTCGGTCAGCGGCTGTCCGAGGCGGGCCGCCGCCGCGCTGACCGAGGTCACGCCGGGCACCACCTCGGTCGGGTAGCGGTGCGCGAGCCGCTTGTGCATGTGCTGGTACGAGCCGTAGAAGAGCGGGTCCCCCTCGGCGAGGACCACGACGTCGCGGCCGGCGTCCAGGTGGGCGGCCAGCCGGGCGGCGGCCTCCTCGTAGAACTCGTCCAACGCGCCCCGGTACCCGCCCGGGTGGTCGGTGGTCTCGACGGTGAGCGGGTAGACCAGCTTCTCCTCGATCTGACCACCCGTCAGGTACCGCTCGGCGATCGAGCGTGCGATGGACCGGCCGTGCCGAGCGCTGTGGTACGCCACCACGTCGGCCTTGCCGATGAGTTCGGCGGCGCGGACGGTCACCAGCGACGGGTCCCCCGGGCCGAGCCCGACGCCGTACAGCCGTCCGGTCGAGGTCGAGGTCGAGGGGCTCTGACGTTCCGTCACTCTTCTTCGCTCGCAATCGCATTGATGGCGGCGGCGGCGATCGCGCTGCCGCCACGCCGACCGCGCACCACCAGGTGCTCCAGGCCGGACGGGTGCTCGGCCAGGGCCTGCTTGGACTCGGCGGCGCCGATGAAGCCGACCGGGACGCCGATCACCGCGGCCGGGCGCGGCGCGCCCGCCTCGATCATTTCCAGCAGCCGGAACAGCGAGGTCGGCGCGTTGCCGACGGCGACCACCGCGCCCTCCAGCTTGGGCAGCCACAGCTCCATGGCTGCGGCACTGCGGGTGTTGCCCATCGCGCGGGCAAGTTCGGGCACCGACGGGTCGGTGAGGGTGCAGACCACCTCGTTGTCGGCGGGCAGCCGCTTGCGGGTCACCCCGCTCGCGACCATGTTGACGTCACAGAGGATCGGCGCACCGGCGCGCAGCGCAGCGCGTGCGGAGGCGACCACGCCGGGCGAGTACACCAGGTCCTCGACCAGGTCGACCATCCCGCAGGCGTGGATCATCCGCACCGCGACCTGGGAGACGTCCGCCGGGAGGGCGGCCAGATCGGCCTCCGCACGGATGGTGGCAAAGGACTGGCGGTAGATGGACGCGCCGTCCTTCTCGTACTCGATCACTTCGTCGTCCTCCTGGCCTCGGCGACCGCCTGGGCCATCTCCTCGTTCGTCACGTCCACGGAAGGGACAGGTGCCGGTCCGTTCACCGTCACCCGGTAGCCGTGCCCCGTGGCGAGCACGTCCACCCACCGCCCGGCCGGGTGGCCGCAGCGCCGTTCACAGCCCGACCAGTGGACGGGCAGCATGGCGGGAAGCCCGCCGCCGACGGACCCGTGGCCGGCGTCCAACGCCCGGGCCGCGTCCGGGCGGACGTCGGCCTGCGACTTGGCGCAGCCCGGCAGCCCGGTGCAGGCGGTGGCCCGCTCCCAGGGCGTGCCCGGCTCGGTGCGGAACCCGGCCTCGGCGAGCGCGGGAAGCCGGTCGGCCGGCGCCCCTGGCAGGACCGCGCCGCGCCAGGGCGTCAGCCGCAGCTCCCCGGCGGAGGCGGCGATCAGCGCCCGCCACTGCGCGGCGCTCGCCCGCCCGAAGCGCAGGCCCACCGAGAGCCCGCCGGGCAGCGCGCCCACTTCCGGCGCCGTACCGGCGGGGGCGGGCAGCGGCACCGGGCCGGCCGGCAGCAGGTCGGGGACCTCGCGCAGGTGCCAGGCCTGGCGGCCGGTGGTCCGCAGCGCCGCCAGGAAGCGACGGGCCGCGTCCAGTACGGCCGTCACCTCCTGTCCGGCCTCGACGGGGTGCCCGTGGGTGGAGCGCCCGAGGCGCAGCAGGGCGGGCCCGTCCGAACCTGCGATCAATGTCACATCGGCGTCGAGCGCGGCGACGTCGCCGCGTCCGTCGTCCAGCGCGAACAGGAACTTGCCGGAGAGTCCGGGCGCCCAGTCGCTCGCGCACAGCCGCGCGTCCAGGTCCCGTACCCAGGCCTGGACATCGGCGGAAGAGGAGGCGGGGACGGCGTCCAGCCCCGCCAGTGGCGAGGCGACGATGTTGCGGACCCGCTCGTGGGTGTCCGAGGGCAGCAGTCCGACGCCGCGCAGTCGCTCGGCGAGGTCCGCCGCGCACTGCGAGTCCAGGCCCCGCAGTTGGACGTTGCCGCGCGAGGTGGTCTCCAACCGGCCGTCCCCGAGGGCTTCGGCGGCCTCGGCCAGCGCGAGCGCCTGACGGTCCGTCAGCAGGCCGCCGGGCAGGCGGATCCGGGCCAGGGCGCCGTCGTCGGCCGGGTGCAGACGCAGCGCGCCGGGGCAGGCGTCCGCGCGCCCCCGGTCGGGCACCTCCCGGTCGGGCACGACGGCGCCCGGCGCGGTGGCGTCGGGTGTCGGTGGCATGGCGGCGAGCATACAGATGATCCGATCGGTTGCCTCCGTCCGCTGCATCACACTCCGGCGCACCCGGACACGCACCGACGCGCACCGACGCGCAAACCGGAGCAAGCACCGACGCGAGCACCGAGGCACACGCCGACGCACAAGCCGGCGTGCACGCCGACGCACAAGCCGCAGCCGCCAGGGCTCACCGGAGCCCGCCGGGGCCCGCGGCCGAAAGCTCACTCTCCCCCAGGTCAGCCGTACCCCGTACGATGCAGGGCGGGCGGTCCGCGGACCGCCCGCACGCCAGCGACGGCGCAGGGGAGGAAACCGGTGCAAGCCCGGTGCGGTCCCGCCACTGTGACCGCGGTTCACCGGGAAGCCGGTCGGCCGCGGGAGCCAGGAACTCCTGCCGTCCTCCACCGGCCCGGGGCGCGGACCCCGAGGAAGGCAGAAATGCACCAGCGCTGTCGCATGCCCGCGAACGCGTCCACGGCCATCACTGCGGCCATCCTGGCCACCCACGAGGCCGGGAGGGCCTTCGCATGATCCTGCTGCTGTCGACGTCCGACACCGACCTGCTGAGCGCCCGCGCCTCCGAGGGCCCCGTGCGCTACCGGCTCGGCAACCCGGCCCGGCTCACCCCCGAGGACCTGCCCGCACTGCTGGAGGGCACCGAGCTCGTCGTGGTCCGCCTGCTCGGCGGCCGCCGCGCCTGGCAGGAGGGCCTGGACGCGCTGCTGGCCGGCCCCCGCCCGGTGGTGGTGCTGACCGGTGAACAGGCCCCCGACGCCCAGCTGATGGAGCTGTCCACCGTCCCGGCCGGCATCGCCGCCGAGGCGCACGCCTACCTCGCCCACGGCGGTGCCGCCAACCTGGCCGAGCTCGGCGCCTTCCTCTCCGACACCGTGCTGCTCACCGGCCACGGCTTCGCCCCGCCCGCCTCCGCCCCGGCCTGGGGCCCGCTGGAGCGCGAGGCCCGTACGTCCGACGGCCCGACGGTCGCGGTGCTCTACTACCGCGCCCACCACATGAGCGGCAACACCGCCTTCGTCGAGACGCTCTGCCGGGCCATCGAGGACCAGGGCGCCCGGGCCAGGGCCTACTACTGCGCCTCGCTGCGCGGCGCCGAGCCCGAGCTGCTGGCCGCACTCGGCGAGGCCGACGCGATCGTCACCACGGTCCTCGCCGCCGGCGGCACCCGCCCGGCCGACGCCCAGGCGGGCGGCGACGAGGAGGCCTGGGACGCGGGAGCGCTCGCCGCGCTGGACCGCCCGATCCTGCAGGCGCTCTGCCTGACCTGGTCGCGCGCCCAGTGGGAGAGCAGCGACGACGGCCTGTCCCCGCTGGACACCGCCACCCAGGTCGCCGTGCCGGAGTTCGACGGCCGGCTGATCACCGTCCCGTTCTCCTTCAAGGAGCTGGACGAGGACGGCCTCACCGTCTACGCCGCCGACCCGGAGCGCGCCGCCCGCGTGGCCGGCACCGCCGTCAGCCATGCCCGGCTGCGGTACGTCCCGGCCGCCGAGCGCCGTCTCGCGCTGGTGCTGTCCGCCTACCCGACGAAGCACGCCCGGGTCGGCAACGCCGTCGGCCTGGACACTCCGGCCAGCGCGGTGCGGCTGCTGGAGCGGCTGCGCGCGGAGGGCATGGACCTGGGCGACAACCTGCCCGGCTTCGACGGCGCCGAGGACGAGGGCCACGAAGGCCACGAGGGCGATGCGATCATCCACGCCCTGATCGCCGCCGGCGGCTACGACCAGGACTGGCTCACCGAGGACCAGCTGGCCCGCAACCCGGTGCGCATCCCCGCGGCCGACTACCGCCGCTGGTACGCCACCCTTCCGCAGGCCCTGCGCGAGCAGGTCGAGGAGCACTGGGGCCCGGCCCCCGGCGAGCTGTACGTCGACCGCTCGCAGAACCCGGACGGCGACATCGTGCTGGCCGCGATCCGCTCCGGGAACCTGCTCGTCCTCATCCAGCCGCCGCGCGGCTTCGGCGAGAACCCGGTCGCCATCTACCACGACCCGGACCTGCCGCCGAGCCACCACTACCTGGCCGCCTACCGCTGGATCGAGGCCGCGCAGGAGGACGGCGGCTTCGGCGCCCACGCCGTCATCCACCTCGGCAAGCACGGCAACCTGGAGTGGCTGCCCGGCAAGACCGCCGCACTGTCCGCCGAGTGCGGCCCGGACGCCGTCCTCGGCAACCTCCCGCTCGTCTACCCCTTCCTGGTCAACGACCCGGGCGAGGGCACCCAGGCCAAGCGCCGCGCCCACGCCACCCTGGTCGACCACCTCGTCCCGCCGATGGCCCGCGCCGACTCCTACGGCGACATCGCCCGCCTGGAGCAGCTGCTGGACGAGCACTCCAACATCGCCGCGATGGACCCGGCCAAGCTGCCCGCCATCCGCGCCCAGATCTGGACGCTGATCCAGGCCGCCAAGCTCGACCACGACCTCGGTCTGGACGAGCGCCCCGAGGACGACGGCTTCGACGACTTCCTGCTGCACGTCGACGGCTGGCTCTGCGAGGTCAAGGACGCCCAGATCCGCGACGGCCTGCACGTCCTGGGCCAGGCTCCGGCCGGCACCGACCGGGTCAACATCGTGCTCGCCATCCTGCGCGCCCGGCAGATCTGGGGCGGCGTCAGCGCGCTGCCCGGCCTGCGCGAGGCGCTCGGCCTGGACGAGGCGGCACTGACCCTCGGCGCCACCGACGCCGCCGAGGCCAAGGCCCGCGCCCTGGTCGAGGCCATGGAGGCGGAGGACTGGGCGCCCGAGGCGGTCGAGAAGGTCACCGCCGAGCTGCCGGAGAGCGTCCAGCAGGCCGTCCGCGAGGTACTGGTCTTCGCCGCCACCCAGGTGGTGCCGCGCCTGGCCGCCACCACCGACGAGCTGGACGCCGTGCTGCACGCGCTGCAGGGCGGTTTCGTCCCGGCCGGCCCCTCCGGCTCGCCGCTGCGCGGGCTGGTCAACGTGCTGCCGACCGGCCGCAACTTCTACTCCGTCGACCCGAAGGCCGTCCCCAGCAAGCTCGCCTGGGAGACCGGCCAGGCGCTCGCCGCCTCGCTGATCGAGCGCTACACCGCCGACAACGACGGCGCCTACCCGCCCTCGGTCGGGCTCTCGCTCTGGGGCACCAGCGCGATGCGCACCGCCGGCGACGACATCGCCGAGGCCTTCGCCCTGCTCGGCGTCCGCCCGGTCTGGGACGACGCCTCCCGCCGGGTCACCGGCCTGGAGCCGATCCCGCCGGCGGAGCTGGGCCGCCCGCGCATCGACGTCACGCTGCGCATCTCCGGCTTCTTCCGGGACGCCTTCCCGCACGTCGTCGCCCTGCTGGACGACGCGGTGCGCCTGGCCGCCGCGCAGGAGGAGGCCGAAGCAGACAACTTCGTGCGGGCCCACGTCCAGGCCGACCTCGCCGTGCACGGCGACGAGCGCAAGGCCACCGTCCGCGTCTTCGGCTCCCGCCCGGGCACGTACGGAGCGGGCCTGCTCCAGCTGATCGACAGCCGGGACTGGCGCACCGACGCCGACCTGGCCGAGGTGTACACGGTCTGGGGCGGCTACGCGTACGGTCGCGGGCTGGACGGGCGGCCGGCCCGCGAGGAGATGGAGACCGCGTACAAGCGGATCACCGTCGCCGCGAAGAACACCGACACCCGCGAGCACGACATCGCCGACTCGGACGACTACTTCCAGTACCACGGCGGCATGGTG
The genomic region above belongs to Streptomyces sp. 1331.2 and contains:
- a CDS encoding TIGR03767 family metallophosphoesterase, encoding MSRRTFLTGTSVAAAWSALSLGGASFASAATRDQALAATAARAVTVAGTTLEQVATPVGAGTYKRLTAGPGWPLVVRGDLAAPGTGRDDRRTGLASFVQFSDLHLVDTESPVRFEYLARFNGSAYRPQESLNARGVSALVERVNSLAGGPYTGMPFSMVMATGDNTDNHELAELDWYLKVMGGGRLAQNTGDPNRYEGVQNSGNSAYWNPELAYGDGYKTKGFPQISGFLSASGRPFDAPGLRTPWYTTVGNHDDSIEGSLPDLGLLNDLYTGQYKLEGCDDATAAQLMDSLRRDPAGAVLLLAKLLADGEAVRRITPDERRKPFTLKEFAKAHLDPAVTGAGPYGHGFTSDMASSGKLYYTFRISEKVVGISLDTTNQAGFADGSLGTAQLRWLEKQLQAHSGHWYDADGRKVTGGSTDDVILLFSHHTSSSMGNLLPDPRNIFERRHDGNELVALLQRYPNVVAWVNGHTHMNKITPHGHAVPERAFWEINTASHIDYPQHGRIIEVVDNGDGTLSLFTTLIESSAPYETDFGGTSDANLAALYRELSYNDPNGRVTALLGAGEDHNTELVIAKPTR
- a CDS encoding precorrin-2 C(20)-methyltransferase; the encoded protein is MTERQSPSTSTSTGRLYGVGLGPGDPSLVTVRAAELIGKADVVAYHSARHGRSIARSIAERYLTGGQIEEKLVYPLTVETTDHPGGYRGALDEFYEEAAARLAAHLDAGRDVVVLAEGDPLFYGSYQHMHKRLAHRYPTEVVPGVTSVSAAAARLGQPLTEAEETLTVIPGTLPEEELTARIAAADSAVIMKLGRTFPVVRRALERAGRLDDAQYVERAFMAGERIAPLAEVDGETVPYFSVAVLPSKVAPLEPEVRLSEGTGSVTVVGTGPAGPLWLTPEARGALAEATDLVGYTTYLARVPERPGQQRHGSDNKVESERAEYALDLARRGHRVAVVSSGDPGVFAMATAVLEVACEEAYRDVPVRILPGMTAAHAAASRAGAPLGHDYATVSLSDRLKPWDVVAKRLRAAAEADLVLALYNPGSQSRTTQVGLARDLLLEYRAPETPVVMARDVGGPTERIRIVRLGELDPALVDMRTILLIGSSQTQAVERGGGVEVVWTPRRYPEA
- a CDS encoding precorrin-8X methylmutase produces the protein MIEYEKDGASIYRQSFATIRAEADLAALPADVSQVAVRMIHACGMVDLVEDLVYSPGVVASARAALRAGAPILCDVNMVASGVTRKRLPADNEVVCTLTDPSVPELARAMGNTRSAAAMELWLPKLEGAVVAVGNAPTSLFRLLEMIEAGAPRPAAVIGVPVGFIGAAESKQALAEHPSGLEHLVVRGRRGGSAIAAAAINAIASEEE
- the cobN gene encoding cobaltochelatase subunit CobN produces the protein MILLLSTSDTDLLSARASEGPVRYRLGNPARLTPEDLPALLEGTELVVVRLLGGRRAWQEGLDALLAGPRPVVVLTGEQAPDAQLMELSTVPAGIAAEAHAYLAHGGAANLAELGAFLSDTVLLTGHGFAPPASAPAWGPLEREARTSDGPTVAVLYYRAHHMSGNTAFVETLCRAIEDQGARARAYYCASLRGAEPELLAALGEADAIVTTVLAAGGTRPADAQAGGDEEAWDAGALAALDRPILQALCLTWSRAQWESSDDGLSPLDTATQVAVPEFDGRLITVPFSFKELDEDGLTVYAADPERAARVAGTAVSHARLRYVPAAERRLALVLSAYPTKHARVGNAVGLDTPASAVRLLERLRAEGMDLGDNLPGFDGAEDEGHEGHEGDAIIHALIAAGGYDQDWLTEDQLARNPVRIPAADYRRWYATLPQALREQVEEHWGPAPGELYVDRSQNPDGDIVLAAIRSGNLLVLIQPPRGFGENPVAIYHDPDLPPSHHYLAAYRWIEAAQEDGGFGAHAVIHLGKHGNLEWLPGKTAALSAECGPDAVLGNLPLVYPFLVNDPGEGTQAKRRAHATLVDHLVPPMARADSYGDIARLEQLLDEHSNIAAMDPAKLPAIRAQIWTLIQAAKLDHDLGLDERPEDDGFDDFLLHVDGWLCEVKDAQIRDGLHVLGQAPAGTDRVNIVLAILRARQIWGGVSALPGLREALGLDEAALTLGATDAAEAKARALVEAMEAEDWAPEAVEKVTAELPESVQQAVREVLVFAATQVVPRLAATTDELDAVLHALQGGFVPAGPSGSPLRGLVNVLPTGRNFYSVDPKAVPSKLAWETGQALAASLIERYTADNDGAYPPSVGLSLWGTSAMRTAGDDIAEAFALLGVRPVWDDASRRVTGLEPIPPAELGRPRIDVTLRISGFFRDAFPHVVALLDDAVRLAAAQEEAEADNFVRAHVQADLAVHGDERKATVRVFGSRPGTYGAGLLQLIDSRDWRTDADLAEVYTVWGGYAYGRGLDGRPAREEMETAYKRITVAAKNTDTREHDIADSDDYFQYHGGMVATVRALTGKAPTAYIGDSTRPETVRTRTLTEEAARVFRARVVNPRWIEAMRRHGYKGAFEMAATVDYLFGYDATTGVVADWMYEKLTQEYVLDPVNREFLAGANPWALHGISERLLEAASRGLWEQPDPELIAQLQAAFLETEGDLEGGEG